Proteins co-encoded in one Eschrichtius robustus isolate mEscRob2 chromosome 8, mEscRob2.pri, whole genome shotgun sequence genomic window:
- the SMIM30 gene encoding small integral membrane protein 30, which produces MISVSTQLFLVLFSLLLVLPVVEAVEAGDAIALLLGVVLSITGICACLGVYARKRNGQM; this is translated from the coding sequence ATGATCTCAGTTTCAACACAATTGTTCCTAGTCCTCTTTTCATTGCTTCTGGTGCTGCCTGTTGTTGAAGCAGTAGAAGCTGGAGATGCAATCGCTCTCTTGTTAGGTGTGGTTCTCAGCATTACAGGCATTTGTGCTTGTTTGGGGGTATATGCACGAAAGAGAAATGGACAGATGTGA